The Streptosporangiales bacterium DNA window CCGACCACCCGGATCGGATCTATCGGATCGACATCGAACAAACCGTGACCATCAGCATCTCCAGGCACAACTCATGATCTCGCGAAACCCGCCACGATCAGCGGAACCCAACTGGCGTGTTACTGACCCACGCTCCTAGGAAGATGCGGTCCGGAACCGGGCCCTGAGCGCCGCGAACGAAACTCCTTGAACCTCGCTGAGAGCACGTACATGTAGTCGAGGATCGCCTCACACAGCTCCAGTGCGTCCCTGGACTCCTCACGGCTAACGGGAACGTCCGTGAAGTGGGCGCCCTGATTCCGAAGTGCGCGTAGCTCTTGCGCCCATTCCAGCAAGCGAGGATCCACCAAGCCATCGGTGCTCATCTTTTTCAGACTCGCGTAAAGCGGTTCAGCGGATGAGTTGGAGTCGTGGCACCTGGCTAGGTCTCAAGGCGGTGGCCTGGCACTCGCTCGATGCGTGTCCAGCCCTTCCAGCCCCGTTCCTCCAGGAGTGTCAGCAGACGTTCGGCGGCGGGGGCTGACTCGGCCATGGTCACGTCCAGGAGATCGACCATCTGGTCGTCGAACCAGTCGTCGTCCATGCCCCCGGACTCGAACGCCCGCGTCAAGATGCGGTCCATGATGTCGGCGAGCTCGACGACGAGCGGGTCGTCGGCGGTCCAGTCGAGTGCTCCGCTGACGAGGCTGTAGAGCCTCACCATGTCCGGGTCGTTCAGGTCTTCGTGCTTGCCGGCGATGATGGCGTCGATCTGGTCGGTGTCCTGGGCGGCGACCACAATCCAGGCGTCGCGCTCCTTCTCGATGTAGCGTTCCTCGACGCCGAGTTCGCGCAGCCGGTCGAGGTAGCCCACCACGCTCACCGGGAGCGCCAGCTGTTCTCCGGCTGCGAGCCGTGCGAGCCGTTTGCGGGTGTCCTGCAGTCGCCGGACCTCGGCGCGCAGCCGCGTGTCGATCTCGCGCACCTCCTCGGCGAAATCCTCCGGCGCGGCGTCGAGGAAGTCTTCCACCTGGGCCAGCGGCACTCCGGCGCTGGCGAGGACGTGAATCCGGATCAACCGCACCACCGCCGCCGCGTCGTAGCTGCGGTACCCGGATCGGTCGCGCTCGGGCTCGGGCAGCAGCCCGATCTTGTGGTAATGCCGGACCGCAGCCACGGTCACCCCGGCGTACGCGGCGAGCTGGCTGATGGTGAGCATGCCTTCCACCCTGCCTCAGGCGATCTTGCGGCGAAAGGCGACTATCGCGAAAACGTACGCGACGACGAGGATGCCGACGCACCAGACCAGCGCGACCCAGATGTCGCCGCTCACCGGCCGCCCGGCGAACAGGCCGCGGATCGTGTTCACGATCGAAGTGACCGGCTGGTGCTCGGCGAACCAGCGCACCGGCCCCGGCATGGACTCGGTGGGCACGAAGGCGGAGCTGAGGAACGGCAGGAAGATGAGCGGGTAGGAGAATGCGCCGGCGCCGTCCACGGACTTCGCGGTGAGGCCGGGGATCACGGCAAGCCAGGTCAACGCGAGGGTGAACAGAACCAGGATGCCGATCACTGCCAGCCACGCGGCCACGCTCGCTCCGGTGCGGAAACCCATGAGGAGGGCGACCCCCGTGACGAGGACGAGCGAGAGCAGGTTGGCGACGAGAGAGGTCAGCACATGCGACCACAGGGCTGCGGAGCGGGCGATCGGCATGGAGTGGAATCTGTCGAAGATGCCTCCTTGCATGTCGCCCCAGAGCCGGTACGCGGTGTAGGAGATGCCGGAGGCGATCGTGATGAGCAGGATGCCGGGAAGCATGTAGTCGATGTACGAGGCCGCGGCGGATGCCGGGCCGGTGTCGATCGCGCCGCCGAGAACGTAGACGAACAACAGCATGATCGCGATCGGCATGATCGCGGTCGTGATGATCGTGTCGGGACTGCGTGTGACGTGCTTCAACGACCGGCCGGTCAGGGTGGCGGTGTCTGCGAAGAAATGGGTGGCCATGATCGTTCCTACTGCTTTCCCGAATCCGTGGAGCGGGCATTCCCGCTTGTGCCTTGGGTGCCGTCGTCGCCGACGAGGGCGAGGAAGACGTCCTCCAGGGACGGCTGCTTCTCGACGTACTCGACCTTCGCCGGCGGGAGCAGCTGCTTCAGCTCGTCCAGGGTGCCGTTCACGATGATCCGCCCCTGATGCAGGATCGCGATCCGGTTGGCGAGTTCTTCCGCCTCGTCCAGATACTGCGTGGTCAGCAGCACCGTCGTCCCACTGGCCGCGAGCTTCTCGACCGTCTTCCACACCTCGATCCGCGCCTCCGGGTCCAAACCCGCCGTCGGCTCGTCGAGGAAGATGACCGGCGGGTTGCCGATCAGGCTCATCGCGATGTCCAGCCGGCGGCGCATCCCCCCGGAGTAGGTGGCGACCTTCCGACCGCCGGCGTCGGTTAGGGAGAACCGGGCGAGCAGCTCGTCCGCGATCCCGCCGGGATCATTCAGGTGCCGGAGCTTGGCGACCAGGATGAGGTTCTCCCGCCCGCTGAGGATCTCGTCGACGGCGGCGAACTGCCCGGTGAGACTGATCGACTCGCGCACGTACGCCGCCTCGGCGGCGACGTCGAAGCCGTTGACGGTGGCGGTGCCCGCGTCGGCCTTCAGCAGCGTGGCCAGAATCTTCACCACCGTGGTCTTGCCCGCCCCGTTCGACCCGAGCAGTGCGAAGATGTTGCCGCGAGCGACCTCGAAATCCACTCTGCGCAGCACCGCCAGCTTCCCGTACGACTTCTCCAATCCCTGCACGCTGATCGCTGGTGCAGAGGTCACTCCGGCGGTCATGAGGGGGTGCTTCCGTCCTCTGCCTCGGCCTGAGCGATCGTGCCCACCAGCCGCTGCTGCTCCTTGTGCTGCTCCTTGTCGATCCACTCCTTGTCACTCCACCCAGCGGCGGCGTACTTGCTCAGCAGCATGTCGGCGAATCGGAGGGGATCAGCGCCGACGACCTCGCGGATCGGGGTGCCATCGGCCGCGGCCCGCTCGAAAACCTCCGCAAGCTCCTGGTACAGGTCCACGAGGACATCGCCCTTCGTGACCGCGCCCGTGATCGCCTCGCCGTTGATCACGCGGTAGATCAGGTACCGCTCCAGCGCCTCGACCGCCCTCCGGTAGGCAGTGGGGAGCGTCTTTACCCGCGCCCTGTGCTCCCGCCACCGCCGCTTGTCAGCGAGGTCACCGGCGACCTTCTCGATGAAACCCGACATCATCCTGCCTCCTCGTCATGGAGCCGCCCCCGCCCTGTGCGAGAAGCTCCTGCATCAGGATGCAGGGTTGATGCAGGATCAAGGTCAAGGCCAATTTCGCTAGGTACCGAACGTCAGCGCCCGGAGCGCACGTACTCCCTGGGCGGGGACGACGCCGTTGCCGAGGGCGGTGAGCTGTTCGGCCTGGGAGAGTTGAAGTCGGGATCGTTCACCCATCCGTGGGGCAGTCCCATTAGCCATTCAACGAACCGGGGCGCGGGCCGGTACTGCCCTTCATCGCTCCCGATGCCGCCGGGAACCCGGCGGGCCGTTCAAGGCCAGGTCGATGACCTGATGGGACAGGGCGATCGTGCCGCGCCGGGCGCGTACCCGCTCCAGGCTCTCCCCGCCGCGGGCGGCGTCGGAGGCCAGTGGGGTCCGGAACAGCGTGGCGGGCGAGGATGAAGATGCGAAAGCGTGTGTGGGGTGCTCCGATGTCGGAAGCGGGTGGGCCGAGCCAGCGTGCGTCATACCCGAGGTCGGCCAGATCGCCGAGTACGCCGCCAAGTGCCCGCAGAGGTCGAGCTGACTGGTCTCCCAGATGCGACGGGTCGGATTCCACACCGCGAATGGCACCGCCCCCGATTGCGGGGTCGGGGGTTGCGAGGATGGGTTGCGTCCATCGTCGTTGTCTCCTTCCGGGGTCGGGCGGGTCGCGGTTGCCGAGAGCAGGCCGCACACGTTCTCGGCGACGACCCACTCCGTTTGCAGCACGTCGATCGCCTCGGCCATGCGCGCCCACAGGCCCGAGCGCGTGCCCGGTGCGAGGCCGACCATGCGCCCGACCGTGGACACGCGTCCTGGCAGGGGAACCCGCCACAGACCACATCGACGGGCTCGACCGTGCGCCAGTCGATCATTGTGATGTCGCCCAGGTTCGGCGCGCCCGGCCAGTGATGGGAGAACACGCGGGCTACCGCCGGGTTGAACTCGGAGAACCACACCGCCGCCTACGACTCCGAGCACGACGACCGCGCTGATGAGCCGACCAACTGAACGACCGAACGAGAGGGCCACCGGGGGACGCTGCCCCGGTGGTGGCCCTCTCCGTCTCACACGCTGATCGCGGACACCTCGACCGGCGCCCCGCCACACGACCTTGCCGGCAACTCCCGCTCCGTGAGCGATCCGCAGGGGGTGCTTAGGAGCGGGCAGTGCTGCGGTGAGTTCTTCGACGATGTCTCGAGCGTCGGGCAGCGATCGGGCCAGGCGATCGAGTTTGGTGACTACCAGTGTGTCGTCAGCTCGGCAGGCGGCCAGCGCTTCGCGCAGTTCGGCTCGCCGTCGCCACGGTTCTCCGTGGTACTCCAGAAGGATGGTCGTGTGGGACGCGGCGGTCAGCTCTTCTTCAGCTCCTCAGCGAGCATCACGAGGATGCCGCTGGGGCCGCGGAGATACGTGAGCTTGTAGACGTCCCCGTAGGTCGCCACGCCGCGCAGCGGGTGGCATCCGTGCCTCGCGGCGATCTCGAGGGCCTCGTCGATGTTGTCGACCGAGAACGCGACGCGGTGCATGCCGATCTGGTTAGGCCGGGTCGGCTCCGTCTCGATCGCGTCGGGGTGGATGTACTCGAACAGCTCGAGGCGACCGTTGCCGTCTGGCGTCTGGAGCATGGCGATGTTGGCGTGGTTGCCGTCCAGGCCGACGGCGGTGTCGGTCCACTCTCCACTGACCGTGTCACGACCGAGGACGCTCAGACCGAGGTCGGTGAAGAAGAGGATCGTCGCTTCGAGGTCGCGGACGGCGATGCCGACGTTCTGGAGTTTGATGGGCATACGGTGCACGTTACCCAGCCGGGGCGATTCGTTCAGGTCCATGGCATCACCCGCGTGATCACCGGGCACAGTGCGACGTCCCCATGCATGCCCGGTCATCGATCGGCCTACGGGACGATTGAAGGTCCAAACGCTCGGAATCCGACAGCTGAAGGCGTTCTGTGGCCGATCCCGACAAGCGGATGGGTTGGGAACCGCGGCGCTCGCGGCGGAATGACGCACTCTCGAAGCGCGGCGCTGGAACGAGCAGGTCGCGGCCTGTGCGGATGTCCGGTGCCGCTCACGATGTTGCGTGCCTCTTGTTGTACGAGCCTTCGGTCGGCAATCCGCGAGAGGAGGCCTCGGTGGTGGCCAACCGGCCGCTTCGGCGCCAACTCGGCACAGGGCTGACTCCGCGCCTGGAGCGAGCTCGACGGGTGAAGCCGGAGCATTGCGCGATAGGAGTGCGTCCTGTACCGTCACATTAGACCGATCGGTCTAATCACAGGCTGATCGTCGCCGAGAGGGGAAACCGATGCGCGTTGCCAAGGACGAGGTCGAGATTCGGATGGAGATTCCAGGCGCGGTGATCCGTCAGCGGATGGATTTCGGCGACGCGAGCAGACTCGGGGCGATTGGCGGTGAGTACTTCAGCCTCTCGGCGGGGGTCGACATGACGCCGCTGTTCGAGGGGCTTGAAGGTGACCTGTGTCAGTGTCCCCACTGGGGCTTCGTCTTGAGCGGCCAGCTGACGACCACCGATGCGGACGGCGCACGTGAGACGGTCACGGCCAACGATCTGTTCTACTGGCCGTCTGGGCACAACGTGAAGGTCGACGCCGACGCCGAGTTCGTGATGTTCAGTCCCCAGGTGGAGCACAGCGAGGTCATCGAGCACATGCGCGGAAAGGTGAACGCCGGCTAGTGGCACGAGAGACGGGCGCAACCGCGCAGACGATGCATTCGACGAAGCAGCGCCTGCTCGATGCCGGTCTGCCCATGCTCTTGCAGCACGGCTACAACGATCTGGGCGTTCAGGCGCTGCTGGCCGCGACGGGTATTCCGAAGGGGTCCTTCTACCACCACTTCCGAGACAAGGAGGACTTCGCGCTCCAGGTCGTCGATCAATACATGCAGGGCGTGCATGCCGGGCTCGACGACTGTCTCGGCGACATCACACGCGCTCCGCTCGACCGGGTGCGCTCCTTCTTCGAGGCGACGCAGGAGCACTACCGGATCGAGGGTTACATGGGGTGCCTGCTGGGCGGGCTCGGCCAGGAGCTCTCGGGGGTAAGCGACGTCTTCCGGCGCAAGATCGAGGAGTGCTTCTCACAGATCGCAGCGCGGGTCGCCGTCTGTCTGGAAGAGGCCCGGCAGCGAGTGGACATCTCGCCCGAGTCCGATCCGAAGCAGATGGCGAGCTTGCTCGTCGACTGCTGGGAGGGTGCCGCTCTTCGTAGCCGACTGCGGCGTGACCCGGGCCCGCTGAACGCGATGCTCAACTTCTACTTCCGGTCAGCGGGCACTGGCTGAACATCATCGCCGCGCGTTCGCGGCGGCCTACCCGTCTCGTGCGATCGGGGTGCTGGGATCGCGGGAGGTAACGGGCTCGATCTCATTGACCCGGAGACGACGGATGCCGTGTCTGGCTACGACATCACCGACGTAAGCTCACCGCCCGAGCCCCCGGCGCCCGTCCCCGTGACGCCGGGGCTCACCATCTCCGCTTGTCGTCATCGGCGCGGACCGTCGGGCGGGGCGGTCATTCCTGCTCCGTCCGGCGACGTCGCCGTGTCGCCGGTTTGGCTGGCTCGTCGGGCGGGGACTGTTCCTCGTCATTGGTCGCGAGTCGGGCCTCGGCGCGGTCAGCGCGCCGCCCCTCGTCGCGGGCCTCGGTCACCGCGGTGTCGCGTTCGCCGCGCAGCTGCTCGACCTGGGCGTCGTAGCTGGCGCGCGGCGTCGCGTTCGGCGGCCGCGGCCGTTACCTCGTCGGAGCCCTACCGAGGGCGAACGGGCAGGTCGAGCGTCGCGGCGGCTCGCTTGATGCTGTCGAGGACGGCTCGGATCGCGGGACGGCGCGCGGCCTCCGGATGGTGCGCGACGACGAGTCGGCGCCGGATCGGCCGGGTCAGAGGGAACACGTCGACGTGGTCAGGGCAGAAGACCTTCCCCAGGTCGGACATCAGCGTGATACCGGCACCCGCGGCGACCATGGCGAGCGCGGTGGCCTGCTCGTCGACCTGGTGGGTGATCCTGAGGTCGAAACCGGCGCGGCGGCAGGCGGACCGCACGGCGCGGCCGTAGTACGTGTGCGGGCCTGAGATGACCCAGTCGAGGTCAGCGAGATCGGCCAGCCGGACGGGCCCGTCGGTGAACTGCCCCTCGGGTGCCGCGAGGTGGAGGTCCTCGACGCACACCGAGACGGTTCGCAGGCCGCTCGGCCACGGCTCTGTCGCATCCGGGTAGTCGATCATGAACGCCAGGTCGAGGTGGCCGTGCCGAAGGTCGACGACGGCGTCCTCGGGGTCGGTCTCGCGGGTGGTGAGGCGGATCTCGGGATGCTGCTCGGCGAGGTCGTTCGTGACCAATGGCACGATCGCGGCCGACACCGTGGAGAAGACGCCGACCATCAGTTCGGCCGCCAACGTGTCACGTACCTGTTCGACCGCGGCCTGGGCCTGCTGCTCGGCGTCAAGGATGATCTCGGCGTGCTCGGCGAGCACACGTCCCACATCGGTGAGCCGTACGCCACGACCGACGCGTTCGAGCAACGGAGCACCGACCTCGTCCTCGAGCGCGGCGAGTTGCTGCGACACCCCCGAGGGCGAGTAGTGCAGGGCTCTGGCCGCGGCGCTGACCCCGTCGCGGCGCGCGACCTCGCGGAGCATCCGCAGCCGGTGCAGCGCCAGTTCCATGCACAAATCGTAAACGATATGGTGCGCTCTTCTTCACTGGACGTACAAGCCGAGGCCTGCCCAAACTGAACGCGCGGCCCGCGCACATCGATGTTCCAGGAGAGGACGCAAGTTGACCGGTATGGTGCTCGACGGAGCCGGCTGGTTTGGCGGTATCGCGGTCGCGACGGCCTATGTGTTGCTCGCCACCCGGCGTCTCACCGCAGACGCCCGATTGTTCCAGGTGCTCAACATCATCGGCGGTGTCCTGCTGACGGCGACGACGCTCTACCGCCACGCGGTGCCGAACACGGTCATCAACGTGGTGTGGATCGTCTTCGGCGTGTACGGGTTGGCCACCGCGCGGCGTCGGCGACGGCGCGCACGCCTGGCCCCGCCCGTGGCACCACTGGATGACGACGCCGAGCCATACCCCGTGTCGACCAACGCCATCCCGGAGCTCGCCGAGGCACGGTGACCGCGAGGTCGGAGCGCTACCCGCGCGCTGCCGCCGGCCGGGTGGCTGTGTCAACCCGAGCTAGCCCCGCTGTGACGGTTTGCCTTGGCCCCGCCATTGTGCGAGAACCGGCCTATGAGCCTTCACCCGCGCCCGTCTGGTCCGGCCCGGTGACCGCTTCCGGTCGCCGCCGGGGCGAGCCCGACCATCCTTGGCGCTGTATCGACCTCGAGGTCTATGAGCAACACATGAGCGACGCACGGTGGGCAGCTTCAGCAGCTCCACGACATCACCGCGGAACAGCTCGCGGCCTACCCGTCTCGTGCGATCGGGGTGCTGGGGATCGCGGGAGGTAACGGGCTCGATCTCATTGACCCGGAGACGACGGATGCCGTGTTTGGCTACGACATCAACGCCGACTACCTCGACGTCTGCAAGGCCCGCTATCGCGACGGCCTCGGGGCTCGGCTCCATCTGATCGAGACGAGCATCGACCGCTGCTTGACGATCGAGCGCGTTGACCTTCTCATCGCCAACCTCATCATCGAGTACGTGGGCGCCGAAGAGTTTGTCGCCTTCGCGGCCGCGAATGCCGGCTCCATCGGGGTGCTGTCATGTGTGATCCAGCGCAACGAGGCGGCAAGTTTCGTCAGCGCGACGGACTACTCAGCGTCGTTCGACGGACTCGCCTCGGTGTCGTCCGATGTCGACCCTGAGATGCTAGGCGCAACCATGTCGGTTGCAGGGTTCGTCGCCTTGGGCCGCTGGGAGCATTCCTTGCCCAACGGCAAGACCCTCATCCGGCAGGACTTCCGTCCGGGTGCCCGAGTCGGGACGAGATAGTCAGTTGTTCGTTAGGCGGACTTCCCACGTGCCTTCCGGGCGTGGGCGAGGCGGTAGCTGCGTCAAGGATCGATTGCTGGTCGGGGTGCATGTACCGCGCCGTGACCGTCGGGTCCTGATGACCGGCCACCCGTTGCAACAGGTGCAGCTCGACCCCGGCATCACCGCTCGAACCCGAGGATGGCCGAATGGGCTCCGCACCAGGGAACATCGAACCCTCTCCCGCACGTCGGAAGGCCATGCCGCACCCGGAAGCACGTTCGCGACACCCCGTCTTCGTGGCCACGGCCGCCGCGGCCCTGGTGTGTGCACTCGGCGGCGGAGTCGCGATCGTCGACCCGTTCCACCTCACGTACAGCGGCGAGTTGACCGCCATGGGAGTCGCCGGGTTCTTCTTGTTCCTCGCGGTGACCTTCGTGCTGGCGCCCTGGCCCATGGCGGCACGGATCGGCGCTGCCGTCGGGGCGGGTGTCCTCGGCCTGGCGTTGGTCGTGCCGATGGCCTGGCTCATGGCGGTCTTCACCGACCGTATGTCCGTCGTCAGGTCGACGAAGGCGGACGACGGACACGAGCTCGTCGTGCTGTGGCGGTATTACTCCATCGACCGGATACCGGAGATCCGGCTGCGCAAGGGCACCGGCCCGTTCCGCCAGGAGTCGGTGGTCTACAGCGGGCCGGAGGAGGGTGCGCTCCCCACGACAGTGCGGTTCTCTGGCGAGAGCCGCGTCACCTTCACAGTCGGCGACTGCACGTTCGCGTCCTGGTACGACCCCTGGACGCTGAAGGTCGACCACGTCCACGGCTACCGACCCGGTTGCTGATCGATCGTCAGAACCGCTCGGCGCCGCGCCACCACCACACCGTGACGGCCGTGCCGGCGAACGCCGTACCGGCCACGAGCAGATAGCCGATCTCGGCAGGCGTGAGAGCGAGCCAGGAGGCCTTGAGACGCCTGGGGGTCAAGAGCTCGTGGGTTCAAATCCCGCCAGCCAGGTCAACGCGGTGTGGCGGAGCCCCGTGTCTCACGAGGCCGGTAAGTCCGAGCTTCGCCACGGTCGCGTCCCGGTCCGTGGCGTTCCGCAGCGTGGCTGAAGGCGGCGGTGGTAGTCATCCTGCGGCGAAGCCGATGCAGGTGAGGATGAATCCGGCGAGGAGGAGCCAGGAGCGAATGCCTTGGAAGAGCTCCCACCGGTTGCGGGTGTTCTTCCAGTCGGTCGGGGGCTGCTTCGCGTTCCAGCGGCCGGTGGCGAGGTTGACCGGCACGTTGAAGATGATGGTCGACACGAGCGCGGCGCCGTAGGCGACGACCGCGAGCCAGCGCCACAGGTGTGGGCCGGCCTGGTCGGCGATGTGGCCCGTGGAGGCGACGCCGATCGCGATAGCCAGGGTCGCGGTCATCAGCACCGGCATGACTCGGCCGAAGGTGCGCAGCAGACCCTGTTCCACCGCGATGTGGTGCTCGACCGGGAGACGGCGGATTACCGGGTGCACGAAGGCGTAGGAGCCGAACTCGGCGCAGGCGGTGAACCCGCCGACGACCAGTGCGGACAGGCCGAGGTAGTCCATCGCGGCTCACCTACTCTCGGGGACGTCGATGTCGATGCCGACCCGGCCCGCGGCGACGGCGCGGGCGATCTCGGCGTCGCTGACGTGCCGGTGTGTGTCGCGGGCCAGCCCAGCGGGGCGGGCGTAGGAGGGGATGGCATCGACCAGGCGCCGCAGCGCGGCCGCGGTCTGGTTCGGGTCGGCCATGGCGGTGGCGGTGCCGGCGACGACGCGGCCGCGCAGCCACAGCCGCACCGGAGCCGGGGCGGTGAAGTTGCGCCACCAGGGCGAGTCAGTGGTCAGCACGATCCGGTGCGCATGATCGAGCACATAGGCCACCGGGGCGCGGAAGGTGCGGCTGGTCTTGCGACCGGTGAACTCGAGGAGCAGGTAGCGGGCGCTGAGGATCCGGTGCAGCGGGGAGCGTAGGACGAGCGCCGGAATGTGGTTGGCCGGGTTGGGCATGGGGGCTCCTTCCCACGTAAGTTAACAAGTGATAAGTTAGCGTCAGTTCAGGTTGGTGTCAACGAAAGGGCCAGTACCGTGGCGCGGTCACGCAACCGGAAAGGGCAGGGGCATCAGCTGCGCGAGGAGATCCTCACCGCGGGACTGGAGGTCCTCGCCGCCACGTCCGACGCCCGCCAGGTCACCATCCGCGCCGTCGCGGTCGCGGCCGGCGTGAGCCCCCCTGCGATCTACCTGTACTTCCCGGACCGGGCCGCGTTGCTACGCGCGCTCGTCGACCGCGGCTTCGGCCTGTTCGACACCCACCTCACCAGAGCCACCGAGAACGTCGAGGAGCCGGCCGGACGGCTGCGGCGGCTCTGCCTCGCCTACCTGGACTTCGCTCACACTCACCCCGGCGTCTACCGGGTCGTGTTCAGCGCGGCCGGCCTGGGCCCCGCCGAACTGGGTGTCGCCGACGGCGAAGAGCATCCCGGGCGGGCATCACTCACTGCCCTGGTAGCCGCCGTCGCGGCGTGCGGCCACCCTGGCGACGACCCGTTCGGCAAAGCCGTCCAACTCTGGTGCATGCTGCACGGCCTCGCCGACCTCAAGCTGACCAAACCAGAACTCGACTGGCCACCCATCGATCGCCTGATCGACCAGACCCTCACCGACCTCCAACTCACCGGCACGCCACCCACCGTCCACTCGCCACGGCGAGCGGAATAGTCCGGCACGACACGAGTGTCAAGAAGGCCTTCGGCTGTAGGGTTCGAGCAATCTGACAGGTCGCAGCATGCTTGGGCGGGGGATGGGTTGACTGCACGCAAGGTTGGCAGGGTAGCGCTGATCGTGCTCGGGTCCGTCATAGCGATCTACTTCATCGTTCGCGCAGTGGTCGAGCTCTTCGTGGTGGACTTCGGCGATCCGAGCAGCTACAGCGACGCATGGGGCGGTCCCTCCCTCGCCGGCGTACTGGCCGTCCACTGCGGCCCTGGCCTCATCTCTTCCGTGGTCATGGGGTATCTCCTCACCCGTCGAGCAAGGCGATCACGGCGACGCCAAACACCTCGCACGCCCCGGTAGTGCATGTCTGCGCGCACTTATGAGCTCCGATCCTGCTGCTAGGTTCGGCCGCGAACGTGGCATGGAGGCGTGACGATGACTGCCGGACCGAGGAGTCTGCAAGAGGCGCTGGTGCAGGAGATGCCGTGGTACGTCTCGGCTGCCGTCCGCTTCCAGATGGCCGTCGCCGACCAGATGGGCATGCCGTTGGCCGACGTGCACGCGGTGGGTGCGTTGCTCGAGGTAGGGCCCACGGGCGTCAGGCAGCTGGCCGAGGTGATGGGCATGACCACCGGCGCGGTCACGCGGCTCGTGGACCGACTCGAGGGTGGTGGCTTCGTCCGCAGGGACCCGGACCCGACTGACCGCAGGCGGGTGGTTCTGCGGGTCGTGCCCGAGCGCGTCGAGGCCATCTCCCGCTACTACGAGTCGATGGGCGACCGTTGGCGCCGGACGGTGGACGGGTACTCGGACGCCGAGCTGCGGTTCCTGCTGGACTTCCTGCGCTCGGGTCGCGCGGATGCCCAGGCGGAGACGGCGCGACTGCGTGCCGACGGCCGTCGGCACGGCGCCAGGAAGCGCCGGGCCACCGGCGGAGACGCGGCTACCCCCGACTGAGCTCGGGGAGTCCCCTGAATCATCCCGGATAGCTGCTTGAAGCACTTGCTGCTTCTAGCAGCTATTGGTTGACTCTACTCGCCCGGCGCCACCAGCCGAGCCCGGCCAGAGCCGGATGCCGATCGCTGAGGAGCGTCGATGAGTACCCATGCACCACGACTGCCGAAGGTAGGGGAACGGCTCCAACCGTTCCTCCTGGTCGTCCCGTTCACGGCCGTCATCACCGGCTGGTTCAACCTCTCCGAGGCCCTTCCCGTCCCCCTGGCCGTGGTGATCGGAGCCTCCTGGGGAGTCGTCCTGGGGCTGCTCGGGATCTGGGTGAAGCGGAGCATGAGGCTGCGGGCCGGGCTCGAGGACATCGTCGTCGCGGCCGGCGTCGTCGCGGTGGCGTTCGCCGCCTGTGGCGGCCTGGCGTTCTTGCTGACGTTCGGTGGAGCC harbors:
- a CDS encoding DUF4145 domain-containing protein, which encodes MSTDGLVDPRLLEWAQELRALRNQGAHFTDVPVSREESRDALELCEAILDYMYVLSARFKEFRSRRSGPGSGPHLPRSVGQ
- a CDS encoding MerR family DNA-binding transcriptional regulator; amino-acid sequence: MLTISQLAAYAGVTVAAVRHYHKIGLLPEPERDRSGYRSYDAAAVVRLIRIHVLASAGVPLAQVEDFLDAAPEDFAEEVREIDTRLRAEVRRLQDTRKRLARLAAGEQLALPVSVVGYLDRLRELGVEERYIEKERDAWIVVAAQDTDQIDAIIAGKHEDLNDPDMVRLYSLVSGALDWTADDPLVVELADIMDRILTRAFESGGMDDDWFDDQMVDLLDVTMAESAPAAERLLTLLEERGWKGWTRIERVPGHRLET
- a CDS encoding ABC transporter permease, which translates into the protein MATHFFADTATLTGRSLKHVTRSPDTIITTAIMPIAIMLLFVYVLGGAIDTGPASAAASYIDYMLPGILLITIASGISYTAYRLWGDMQGGIFDRFHSMPIARSAALWSHVLTSLVANLLSLVLVTGVALLMGFRTGASVAAWLAVIGILVLFTLALTWLAVIPGLTAKSVDGAGAFSYPLIFLPFLSSAFVPTESMPGPVRWFAEHQPVTSIVNTIRGLFAGRPVSGDIWVALVWCVGILVVAYVFAIVAFRRKIA
- a CDS encoding ATP-binding cassette domain-containing protein, coding for MTAGVTSAPAISVQGLEKSYGKLAVLRRVDFEVARGNIFALLGSNGAGKTTVVKILATLLKADAGTATVNGFDVAAEAAYVRESISLTGQFAAVDEILSGRENLILVAKLRHLNDPGGIADELLARFSLTDAGGRKVATYSGGMRRRLDIAMSLIGNPPVIFLDEPTAGLDPEARIEVWKTVEKLAASGTTVLLTTQYLDEAEELANRIAILHQGRIIVNGTLDELKQLLPPAKVEYVEKQPSLEDVFLALVGDDGTQGTSGNARSTDSGKQ
- a CDS encoding DUF1048 domain-containing protein, with translation MSGFIEKVAGDLADKRRWREHRARVKTLPTAYRRAVEALERYLIYRVINGEAITGAVTKGDVLVDLYQELAEVFERAAADGTPIREVVGADPLRFADMLLSKYAAAGWSDKEWIDKEQHKEQQRLVGTIAQAEAEDGSTPS
- a CDS encoding VOC family protein codes for the protein MPIKLQNVGIAVRDLEATILFFTDLGLSVLGRDTVSGEWTDTAVGLDGNHANIAMLQTPDGNGRLELFEYIHPDAIETEPTRPNQIGMHRVAFSVDNIDEALEIAARHGCHPLRGVATYGDVYKLTYLRGPSGILVMLAEELKKS
- a CDS encoding cupin domain-containing protein; translated protein: MRVAKDEVEIRMEIPGAVIRQRMDFGDASRLGAIGGEYFSLSAGVDMTPLFEGLEGDLCQCPHWGFVLSGQLTTTDADGARETVTANDLFYWPSGHNVKVDADAEFVMFSPQVEHSEVIEHMRGKVNAG
- a CDS encoding TetR family transcriptional regulator, with the protein product MHSTKQRLLDAGLPMLLQHGYNDLGVQALLAATGIPKGSFYHHFRDKEDFALQVVDQYMQGVHAGLDDCLGDITRAPLDRVRSFFEATQEHYRIEGYMGCLLGGLGQELSGVSDVFRRKIEECFSQIAARVAVCLEEARQRVDISPESDPKQMASLLVDCWEGAALRSRLRRDPGPLNAMLNFYFRSAGTG
- a CDS encoding LysR family transcriptional regulator, with product MELALHRLRMLREVARRDGVSAAARALHYSPSGVSQQLAALEDEVGAPLLERVGRGVRLTDVGRVLAEHAEIILDAEQQAQAAVEQVRDTLAAELMVGVFSTVSAAIVPLVTNDLAEQHPEIRLTTRETDPEDAVVDLRHGHLDLAFMIDYPDATEPWPSGLRTVSVCVEDLHLAAPEGQFTDGPVRLADLADLDWVISGPHTYYGRAVRSACRRAGFDLRITHQVDEQATALAMVAAGAGITLMSDLGKVFCPDHVDVFPLTRPIRRRLVVAHHPEAARRPAIRAVLDSIKRAAATLDLPVRPR
- a CDS encoding DUF1772 domain-containing protein encodes the protein MDYLGLSALVVGGFTACAEFGSYAFVHPVIRRLPVEHHIAVEQGLLRTFGRVMPVLMTATLAIAIGVASTGHIADQAGPHLWRWLAVVAYGAALVSTIIFNVPVNLATGRWNAKQPPTDWKNTRNRWELFQGIRSWLLLAGFILTCIGFAAG
- a CDS encoding DUF385 domain-containing protein: MPNPANHIPALVLRSPLHRILSARYLLLEFTGRKTSRTFRAPVAYVLDHAHRIVLTTDSPWWRNFTAPAPVRLWLRGRVVAGTATAMADPNQTAAALRRLVDAIPSYARPAGLARDTHRHVSDAEIARAVAAGRVGIDIDVPESR